A genomic region of Zea mays cultivar B73 chromosome 6, Zm-B73-REFERENCE-NAM-5.0, whole genome shotgun sequence contains the following coding sequences:
- the LOC100276626 gene encoding uncharacterized protein LOC100276626 precursor, with product MLAHRLLLLLAVAAASGTAFAKPTAYEALADYDFPPGILPKGVVAYTLDNATGAFTATLDASASGSGSSVCEFSIQGSYSLRYQTKITGKIAPDHLTDLEGVSVKVLFFWLNIVEVTRRGDNLEFSVGIVSADFGIENFLECPTCGCGFDCNNLLMLQKPGAATAKLRLRGAF from the coding sequence ATGCTCGCccaccgcctcctcctcctcctcgccgtCGCCGCGGCGAGCGGCACCGCCTTCGCTAAGCCGACGGCGTACGAAGCCCTCGCTGACTACGACTTCCCGCCGGGGATCCTCCCCAAGGGCGTGGTCGCCTACACGCTCGACAACGCCACGGGCGCCTTCACGGCCACGCTCGACGCCTCCGCGTCCGGCAGCGGGTCCTCCGTCTGCGAGTTCTCCATCCAGGGCTCCTACTCGCTCCGCTACCAGACCAAGATCACCGGAAAGATCGCCCCCGACCACCTCACCGACCTCGAGGGCGTCTCCGTCAAGGTCCTCTTCTTCTGGCTCAACATCGTCGAGGTCACCCGGCGCGGCGACAACCTCGAGTTCTCCGTCGGCATCGTCTCCGCGGACTTCGGGATTGAAAACTTCCTCGAGTGCCCCACCTGTGGCTGCGGGTTCGACTGCAACAACCTGCTCATGCTGCAGAAGCCCGGCGCCGCCACCGCCAAGCTGCGCCTGCGGGGTGCCTTCTAG